The proteins below are encoded in one region of Salmo trutta unplaced genomic scaffold, fSalTru1.1, whole genome shotgun sequence:
- the LOC115186309 gene encoding Meckel syndrome type 1 protein-like, with translation MADGWSTDTGEAAYRSRDAVKNLTIKIHIQRFTSTAALSQHLQQQVLTQQERRGIELDTLNSQAQSAGDDDEEELVVGWQEKLFSQSESVYQTPLERQYHTEIMALGRTRGRRNRRIFTYTDSDCYTNWEGDSQSMVRQVKSNPTFLAHRMANVRHRRQDRQPVDSTFPKSRLISWEPSEDFVKTSHVVNTPVQTMHIMGDLGPPGKLGQKEKECLLCTIRADGNEVVTIKPDFNKGKEPCRPVTRTR, from the exons ATGGCAGATGGCTGGAGCACCGACACCGGAGAGGCTGCCTATCGTTCCCGAGATGCTGTCAAAAACCTTACAATTAA GATCCATATTCAGAGATTCACCTCCACAGCAGCCCTCTCCCAACACCTTCAGCAGCAGGTTTTGactcaacaggagaggagaggcattGAGCTGGACACCCTCAACTCACAGGCTCAATCAG CCggagatgatgatgaggaggagttgGTGGTAGGCTGGCAGGAGAAGCTGTTCAGTCAG AGTGAGTCAGTATACCAGACTCCACTGGAGAGACAGTACCACACAGAGATCATGGCTCTGGGGCGGACCAGGGGCAGACGGAACCGCAGGATTTTCACCTACACCGATTCTGACTGCTACACCAATTGGGAAGGG GATTCCCAGAGTATGGTGAGGCAGGTCAAGTCCAACCCTACCTTCCTGGCACATAGGATGGCCAATGTCAGACACAGACGACAGGACAGACAGCCAGT TGACAGCACCTTCCCCAAGTCCAGGCTGATTTCCTGGGAGCCCTCGGAGGACTTTGTGAAGACCAGCCACGTGGTCAACACACCTGTACAGACCATGCACATCATGGGGGACCTGGGACCACCGGGCAA ACTTGGCCAAAAGGAGAAGGAATGCTTGTTGTGCACGATAAGAGCAGATGGAAATGAAGTGGTTACCATCAAACCAGACTTCAACAAAGGCAAGGAGCCCTGCAGGCCAGTGACCCGCACCCGCTGA
- the LOC115186306 gene encoding uncharacterized protein LOC115186306 isoform X2, whose product MWPTSKMHRRTKPPIIVSCGQDQASGDGWNINPEPLSQLDDGNDASTEDSPEPPKEPQGPLKDHRLVRPCRQQLDKETEWTNTNEENLRRIKENLTSIELNLEEGLETLNDGQDINQERQKKNEGCCRGWIAKWMERRKERLRDEDVARELKRMGEESPGMVSGPVFGNTGLYPLVTSAPRTLAEALRALPSAVAPPSPENVPRPLTPLSPVFIALPTTEKFPYRRSSRLAPITNLSETGPTGREGQ is encoded by the exons ATGTGGCCAACCAGCAAGATGCACAGAAGAACAAAGCCT CCAATCATTGTGAGCTGTGGGCAGGACCAGGCATCTGGGGATGGATGGAACATCAATCCAGAGCCTCTCAGCCAG CTCGATGATGGCAATGATGCCTCTACTGAggacagtccagagcctccaaagGAACCACAAGGACCACTGAAAGACCATCGACTG GTCCGGCCCTGCAGGCAGCAGCTGGACAAGGAGACAGAGTGGACCAACACCAACGAGGAGAACCTGAGGAGGATCAAAGAAAACCTGACCTCAATAGAACTCAACCTGGAGGAAGGCCTGGAGACGCTCAATGACGGTCAGGACATCAACCAAGAGAGGCAGAAGAAGAATGAGGGATGCTGTAGAGGATGGATTGCGAagtggatggagaggaggaaggagagactgAGGGATGAAGACGTGGCTAGGGAGCTCAAGAGGATGggcgaggag AGCCCAGGGATGGTCTCTGGTCCTGTGTTTGGCAACACTGGCCTCTATCCTCTTGTGACCTCAGCACCCCGGACCCTGGCTGAAGCCCTACgggccctgccctctgctgtggcCCCTCCCTCCCCAGAGAATGTCCCGAGGCCTCTGACTCCTCTCAGCCCTGTCTTTATTGCTCTACCCACTACAGAGAAGTTCCCATACCGCCGTAGCTCTCGGCTGGCCCCCATAACCAACCTGAGTGAGACCGGCCCCACAG GAAGGGAAGGTCAATAA
- the LOC115186306 gene encoding uncharacterized protein LOC115186306 isoform X1, whose protein sequence is MWPTSKMHRRTKPPIIVSCGQDQASGDGWNINPEPLSQLDDGNDASTEDSPEPPKEPQGPLKDHRLIEVVPKVRPCRQQLDKETEWTNTNEENLRRIKENLTSIELNLEEGLETLNDGQDINQERQKKNEGCCRGWIAKWMERRKERLRDEDVARELKRMGEESPGMVSGPVFGNTGLYPLVTSAPRTLAEALRALPSAVAPPSPENVPRPLTPLSPVFIALPTTEKFPYRRSSRLAPITNLSETGPTGREGQ, encoded by the exons ATGTGGCCAACCAGCAAGATGCACAGAAGAACAAAGCCT CCAATCATTGTGAGCTGTGGGCAGGACCAGGCATCTGGGGATGGATGGAACATCAATCCAGAGCCTCTCAGCCAG CTCGATGATGGCAATGATGCCTCTACTGAggacagtccagagcctccaaagGAACCACAAGGACCACTGAAAGACCATCGACTG ATTGAGGTTGTCCCCAAGGTCCGGCCCTGCAGGCAGCAGCTGGACAAGGAGACAGAGTGGACCAACACCAACGAGGAGAACCTGAGGAGGATCAAAGAAAACCTGACCTCAATAGAACTCAACCTGGAGGAAGGCCTGGAGACGCTCAATGACGGTCAGGACATCAACCAAGAGAGGCAGAAGAAGAATGAGGGATGCTGTAGAGGATGGATTGCGAagtggatggagaggaggaaggagagactgAGGGATGAAGACGTGGCTAGGGAGCTCAAGAGGATGggcgaggag AGCCCAGGGATGGTCTCTGGTCCTGTGTTTGGCAACACTGGCCTCTATCCTCTTGTGACCTCAGCACCCCGGACCCTGGCTGAAGCCCTACgggccctgccctctgctgtggcCCCTCCCTCCCCAGAGAATGTCCCGAGGCCTCTGACTCCTCTCAGCCCTGTCTTTATTGCTCTACCCACTACAGAGAAGTTCCCATACCGCCGTAGCTCTCGGCTGGCCCCCATAACCAACCTGAGTGAGACCGGCCCCACAG GAAGGGAAGGTCAATAA